One Dromiciops gliroides isolate mDroGli1 chromosome 3, mDroGli1.pri, whole genome shotgun sequence DNA segment encodes these proteins:
- the LOC122750027 gene encoding LOW QUALITY PROTEIN: E3 ubiquitin-protein ligase RNF126-like (The sequence of the model RefSeq protein was modified relative to this genomic sequence to represent the inferred CDS: deleted 2 bases in 1 codon; substituted 1 base at 1 genomic stop codon): MAEASLQPGCYLFCPCCSTEISQRLPDYICPRCESGFIEELPEETRATENSSNSAAAPMDQNRQLFENVDQHLFTLPQGYGQFAFGIFDDSFKFPTFGSGVQSEDARDSENKREREHQSLHRYDALXPRARLTAPSAAGRHEGVPTLEGIIQQLVNGIIAPATIPNLGLGPWGILHSNPMDCARGANGPDAIITQLLNQFENTGPPPADKEKIQVLPTIQVTEEHVGSWLECPVCKDDYTLGKSVPQLPCNHLFHDGCIVPWLEQHDTCPVCRKSLSGQNTATNPPGLTGMNFSSSSSSSSSSSLPSNENSTNNS, from the exons atggcGGAGGCTTCGCTGCAGCCCGGATGCTAC CTCTTCTGCCCGTGCTGTTCGACCGAGATCTCCCAGAGGCTGCCGGATTATATCTGCCCACGGTGTGAGTCTGGTTTTATTGAAGAGCTTCCGGAAGAGACCAGAGCTACTGAAAATAGTTCCAACTCTGCTGCAGCTCCCATGGATCAGAACAGACAACTATTCGAGAATGTGGATCAGCATTTATTCACCTTGCCACAGGGCTATGGCCAGTTTGCCTTTGGGATTTTTGATGACAGCTTTAAATTTCCCACATTCGGCTCTGGAGTGCAATCTGAAGACGCCAGGGACTCAGAGAACAAGCGGGAGAGAGAACACCAGTCCCTTCACCGCTATGACGCACTGTAGCCACGGGCCCGCCTCACTGCACCTAGTGCTGCAGGCAGGCATGAAGGCGTCCCAACATTAGAAGGGATTATTCAGCAATTGGTCAATGGAATTATTGCACCTGCAACAATACCAAACCTGGGATTGGGCCCTTGGGGCATTTTGCATTCAAATCCAATGGACTGTGCGCGGGGCGCCAATGGCCCGGATGCTATCATTACACAGCTCCTTAATCAGTTTGAAAACACCGGTCCCCCACCAGCAGACAAAGAGAAAATACAAGTCCTTCCCACCATACAAGTCACAGAGGAACATGTAGGTTCATGGTTAGAATGTCCTGTATGCAAAGACGACTATACACTGGGTAAGAGTGTCCCGCAGTTACCTTGCAATCACTTATTCCATGACGGCTGCATAGTCCCCTGGCTGGAACAGCATGATACCTGCCCAGTGTGTCGGAAAAGCTTAAGTGGACAGAACACTGCCACAAATCCCCCGGGACTAACAGGaatgaatttttcttcttcctcttcctcctcctcctcctccagtttGCCAAGTAATGAAAACTCAACAAACAACTCATGA